In Methylacidiphilum infernorum V4, a single window of DNA contains:
- a CDS encoding hydantoinase/oxoprolinase family protein has product MHVRIGVDIGGTFTDFVIFDGRTIHRLKRRSTSDRPEEGLVEGIKTALGMFERISGFEIVHGTTVGTNAILEGKGAKTALFTTKGFEDILEIGRQNRRCLYKLGPSKPPSLVPRFLRFGVPERITKDGEILQRVDLSAVEAALEKLKEHKVESIAVCFLFSFVNPDHEKEVGYFLRRLGYEVSLSSEILSEYREYERTSTTVLNAKIGPVVTNYVEKSLKLLTDWSVHRFGERFARQLQKNSFFRIMQSNGGVVSTRGIRKNPLLTVLSGPAGGVCAGAALAECCGLKRVITVDMGGTSTDVSFFIEGQIERTTEGEIGGYPFGTPIVSIKSIAAGGGSIVRVDAGGALRVGPLSAGSDPGPICYGRGESITVTDAHLILGRLLDTVFMGGQLRLDRQRTRMVFEQFCRERLPGFVEKEGGIEKAVVGLAQGILDITNLQMAKAIELMTVSKGQDPREFTLMVFGGAGGLHGCDLADALGIPLVVVPRDPGLFCSLGVLLSDVVKDYSLSCIRPLDTFESAEIDLLFGKLERVAQKELEEEGIPSPRRFFSRYVDLRYKGQSFEISLPYSAELTREFHCKHEERYGYSDWSRIVETVTFRLKAVGMLDKISFPRTAHRGEETPVPEALLDRRKVFFQKKEWLTPFYLREKLQGGNKLKGPAVIVEYSATTVVNPGYEASVDSFGNLLLSKND; this is encoded by the coding sequence ATGCATGTGCGCATTGGCGTCGATATAGGAGGAACTTTTACCGATTTCGTCATCTTTGATGGAAGGACTATTCACCGCCTCAAACGGAGGTCAACGAGCGATCGGCCGGAAGAAGGATTGGTAGAAGGGATAAAAACTGCCCTGGGAATGTTCGAACGGATCAGCGGTTTTGAAATCGTCCACGGAACGACCGTGGGAACCAATGCCATCCTTGAAGGGAAGGGAGCTAAAACGGCTCTTTTCACTACAAAAGGATTTGAAGATATCCTGGAAATCGGCAGGCAGAACCGCCGCTGCCTCTACAAGCTTGGGCCTTCGAAGCCTCCTTCCCTTGTTCCCCGTTTTCTGCGCTTTGGTGTCCCTGAAAGAATAACAAAGGATGGAGAAATTCTCCAAAGGGTCGATCTCTCCGCCGTGGAAGCTGCCCTTGAAAAACTCAAAGAGCACAAGGTTGAAAGCATCGCCGTCTGTTTTCTTTTTTCTTTTGTCAACCCCGACCATGAAAAGGAAGTGGGTTACTTTTTGAGGCGGCTGGGCTATGAGGTGAGCTTGTCCTCCGAAATTCTCTCTGAATACAGGGAGTATGAAAGGACGTCCACGACAGTGCTCAATGCGAAGATCGGCCCGGTGGTAACGAATTATGTCGAGAAGTCCCTAAAATTGCTCACGGACTGGTCGGTTCACCGGTTTGGAGAACGCTTTGCCCGTCAACTCCAAAAGAACTCTTTTTTTAGAATCATGCAGTCTAATGGAGGAGTGGTTTCGACAAGGGGAATCAGAAAAAACCCGCTTTTGACGGTTTTATCCGGGCCGGCCGGCGGGGTATGTGCAGGGGCCGCTTTGGCGGAGTGTTGTGGACTCAAAAGAGTGATTACCGTGGACATGGGGGGGACATCCACCGATGTGAGTTTTTTTATCGAGGGACAGATCGAAAGGACAACGGAAGGGGAGATCGGAGGCTATCCTTTTGGAACGCCGATCGTCTCGATCAAATCGATAGCGGCGGGAGGAGGTTCGATTGTCCGCGTAGATGCGGGGGGTGCTTTGCGGGTAGGCCCGCTGAGTGCGGGTTCCGACCCGGGACCGATTTGTTACGGCAGGGGAGAAAGTATTACCGTGACGGATGCCCATCTTATCCTGGGAAGACTCTTGGACACGGTTTTCATGGGAGGGCAATTGAGACTGGATAGGCAGAGGACGAGGATGGTTTTTGAGCAATTTTGCCGAGAAAGGCTACCCGGTTTTGTGGAGAAGGAGGGCGGGATTGAAAAAGCCGTCGTCGGCCTTGCCCAGGGGATACTCGATATAACCAATCTCCAGATGGCGAAAGCCATCGAGCTCATGACCGTCTCCAAGGGACAAGATCCAAGGGAATTTACGCTGATGGTTTTTGGAGGGGCAGGGGGGCTGCACGGTTGCGACCTGGCCGATGCCCTGGGAATTCCGCTTGTCGTCGTTCCAAGGGACCCAGGACTTTTTTGTTCCTTGGGAGTGCTGTTGTCGGATGTCGTCAAGGATTATTCCCTGAGTTGTATTCGGCCCCTGGATACTTTTGAGAGTGCGGAAATCGATCTTCTTTTTGGAAAGCTGGAAAGAGTGGCCCAAAAGGAGCTCGAAGAAGAGGGAATTCCTTCCCCAAGACGCTTTTTCAGCCGCTACGTTGATCTCCGCTACAAGGGACAGTCTTTTGAGATTAGCCTTCCTTACAGTGCGGAATTAACCCGGGAATTTCATTGTAAACACGAGGAAAGATACGGCTACAGCGATTGGTCGAGGATCGTAGAAACGGTCACTTTCAGGCTGAAAGCTGTTGGCATGCTAGACAAGATCTCCTTTCCAAGGACGGCTCATAGGGGTGAAGAAACCCCGGTTCCGGAGGCTCTCCTGGATAGAAGAAAAGTTTTTTTCCAAAAGAAAGAGTGGCTTACCCCTTTTTATCTCCGGGAGAAATTGCAAGGAGGCAATAAATTGAAAGGTCCTGCCGTTATCGTTGAATATAGTGCGACGACGGTCGTCAACCCGGGTTACGAGGCCAGCGTGGATAGTTTTGGTAATCTTTTGCTCTCTAAAAATGATTGA
- a CDS encoding bifunctional aminoglycoside phosphotransferase/ATP-binding protein — MNNQKKTNGQAPPEELLGFLSQKSSYPHHPRHIRFIQTHASYVFIVPPFVYKIKKPVNFGFLDFSTLEKRKFYCQREVELNRLLCPEIYLGVVPITRKDSGLLSFDATADVVEYAVKMRMLSRRFFFKRLLQRNRVDFSAVDRLVLKLCQFYKQTESGEEISAWGSIEKIKMNTDENFEQTRSDIGLTLDETSFETIRYFTDRFYELFAPLFLERVRQGWIKNGHGDLHLEHIYLEPAKICIFDRIEFNERFRFIDVACDIAFLAMDLDYNQRQDLSSFFCRRMAEALNDFSFYKLLDFYKSYRAYVRGKVEGMTAKDPLVGEAKKKDHIERAKRYFQLSLQYATIGSQPTMIVVMGRVATGKSYLAEHLGAKLGWKVFSSDRIRKEFAGIDPYQRTGPEERQKIYSKAMSLKTYQEMVTRGLNELGDQRGVILDGTFGQKEQRNFLREKLKEQAYGCLFVELEADRQTREKRLEKREHSPSLSDARLEDLPLLDKLYEEPLELPQENIIKFSSTEPFETALKNLFFQLCDRHLELLCKSEKQLG; from the coding sequence ATGAATAACCAAAAAAAAACAAACGGCCAGGCTCCCCCTGAGGAACTCCTCGGTTTTTTATCCCAAAAGTCCTCCTATCCTCACCATCCCCGGCACATCCGCTTTATCCAAACTCATGCTTCTTATGTATTTATTGTCCCTCCTTTTGTTTACAAAATAAAAAAACCGGTGAATTTTGGTTTTCTTGATTTCTCCACCCTTGAAAAAAGAAAGTTTTATTGCCAGCGGGAAGTTGAGCTCAACCGCCTTCTCTGCCCTGAAATCTACCTGGGGGTTGTTCCGATTACAAGGAAGGATTCAGGGTTGCTTTCCTTTGATGCAACGGCCGACGTCGTCGAATACGCGGTAAAGATGCGGATGCTTTCACGGCGGTTTTTTTTCAAAAGACTGCTTCAAAGAAACCGGGTGGATTTTTCAGCCGTCGACCGTCTCGTCTTGAAGCTTTGCCAGTTCTACAAGCAGACGGAAAGCGGGGAGGAAATTTCCGCTTGGGGGTCAATCGAAAAGATTAAAATGAACACCGATGAAAATTTCGAGCAAACGCGCTCCGACATCGGCTTGACTTTAGATGAGACCAGCTTTGAGACGATCCGTTATTTTACCGACCGTTTTTACGAGCTTTTCGCCCCGCTTTTCCTGGAGAGGGTCCGCCAAGGTTGGATAAAAAATGGCCATGGGGATCTCCACCTTGAGCACATTTATTTAGAACCGGCTAAAATCTGCATTTTTGACCGGATCGAGTTCAACGAAAGATTCCGGTTTATAGACGTGGCCTGCGACATCGCTTTTTTAGCCATGGATCTTGATTACAACCAAAGGCAGGATCTCTCTTCTTTTTTCTGCCGCCGGATGGCCGAAGCCCTCAACGATTTCAGTTTTTACAAGCTTCTGGATTTTTACAAGTCTTACCGGGCCTATGTCCGGGGAAAAGTCGAAGGAATGACCGCCAAGGATCCGCTCGTAGGGGAAGCCAAAAAAAAGGATCACATTGAAAGGGCCAAGAGGTATTTTCAGCTTTCCTTGCAGTACGCAACGATAGGCTCCCAGCCCACCATGATAGTGGTGATGGGAAGAGTGGCCACCGGTAAAAGCTACCTAGCCGAACATCTTGGGGCCAAGCTGGGATGGAAAGTTTTCTCCTCCGACAGGATTCGCAAGGAGTTCGCGGGCATCGATCCTTACCAGAGAACGGGGCCCGAAGAGCGCCAAAAAATCTATTCAAAAGCAATGAGCCTCAAGACTTACCAAGAGATGGTCACAAGGGGACTAAACGAGCTCGGCGATCAGCGGGGGGTTATCCTCGACGGCACCTTTGGTCAAAAAGAGCAAAGAAATTTCTTGAGGGAAAAATTAAAGGAGCAAGCTTACGGCTGTCTTTTCGTCGAACTTGAAGCGGACAGGCAGACAAGAGAAAAAAGGTTGGAAAAACGAGAACACTCCCCTTCCCTTTCGGATGCCCGCTTGGAAGATCTTCCCCTCTTGGATAAGCTGTATGAAGAACCCCTGGAACTCCCCCAAGAAAACATAATCAAGTTTTCCTCAACAGAACCCTTCGAGACCGCCTTGAAAAACCTTTTCTTTCAACTCTGTGACCGGCATCTCGAACTTCTTTGCAAATCCGAGAAACAGCTCGGCTGA